In Desulfobulbus oralis, one DNA window encodes the following:
- a CDS encoding cyclophilin-like fold protein, whose amino-acid sequence MKTLLLAAALLACLGGIPETSQASPPPAASLPQQTQGAKMKITINGRLFATTLADTPAAEALQQQLPLTVELRDYNRNEKVGPLPQALPANDEAVGRIETGDILLWRGNSLVIFYESFATPYRYTHLGKIDNAANLKATVGTGNVSVKLER is encoded by the coding sequence ATGAAAACCTTGCTACTCGCCGCTGCCCTGCTGGCCTGCCTCGGCGGTATCCCCGAAACCAGTCAGGCAAGCCCACCACCTGCCGCTTCGCTCCCCCAGCAAACCCAAGGAGCCAAGATGAAGATCACGATAAACGGACGACTCTTCGCAACCACTCTTGCCGATACCCCGGCGGCCGAAGCCTTGCAACAACAACTGCCGCTGACTGTTGAATTGCGCGACTACAACCGCAACGAAAAAGTCGGCCCGCTGCCGCAGGCTCTGCCTGCCAACGACGAAGCCGTCGGGCGCATCGAAACGGGCGACATCCTGCTCTGGCGGGGCAACAGCCTGGTCATCTTCTACGAAAGTTTCGCTACGCCTTACCGCTACACCCACCTTGGCAAAATCGATAACGCGGCAAACTTGAAAGCCACCGTTGGCACGGGGAATGTGTCGGTCAAACTTGAGCGCTGA
- a CDS encoding alpha/beta hydrolase, which yields MTHAAVTITPMKGAQALQLESKWDKIFPQSSKVEHHKVTFKNRYGITLAGDLYVPKSIKDGAKLPAIAVAGAFGAVKEQSSGLYAQTLAERGFVTLAFDPSYVGESGGEPRNMASPEINTEDYSAAVDYLGLQNFVNREQIGILGICGLGGMALNAAVSDTRIKAVATSTMYDMTRVMANGYEINMKQNAQGGYDRAQPQTDAAARYQTKVQLNNGRWEAAQNGYATLSPANNLDPAKDITADTPKFIAEYANFYRTKRGFHPRAVNSSPQGSWATTVPLAFINMPILQRASELRAPALVVHGEKAHSRYFSEDAYQSLGSQDKELYIVPGANHTDLYDNTTGKIPFDKFEQFFKKHLK from the coding sequence ATGACCCACGCCGCCGTAACCATCACCCCCATGAAAGGCGCGCAAGCCCTGCAACTGGAAAGCAAATGGGACAAGATCTTCCCGCAGTCCAGCAAGGTCGAGCACCACAAGGTGACGTTCAAAAACCGCTACGGCATCACCCTTGCCGGTGATCTCTATGTGCCGAAGAGCATCAAAGACGGCGCGAAGCTGCCCGCGATTGCCGTCGCTGGTGCTTTTGGTGCAGTAAAGGAACAGTCCAGTGGACTGTATGCGCAAACGCTGGCAGAACGTGGCTTCGTTACCCTGGCCTTTGACCCATCCTACGTTGGCGAATCTGGCGGCGAGCCACGCAATATGGCCTCGCCCGAAATCAATACCGAAGATTACAGCGCTGCTGTGGACTATCTTGGTCTGCAAAATTTCGTGAACCGCGAACAAATAGGCATTTTGGGCATCTGCGGCTTGGGCGGCATGGCACTGAACGCGGCGGTATCCGACACGCGCATCAAGGCCGTCGCCACCAGCACGATGTACGACATGACCCGCGTGATGGCCAACGGCTACGAAATCAACATGAAGCAGAACGCCCAGGGCGGCTACGACCGCGCCCAGCCACAAACGGACGCTGCCGCGCGCTACCAAACGAAAGTGCAATTGAACAACGGCCGCTGGGAAGCCGCGCAAAACGGCTACGCCACTCTTTCGCCCGCCAACAACCTTGACCCGGCAAAAGACATCACCGCCGACACGCCGAAATTCATCGCCGAATATGCCAATTTCTACCGCACCAAACGCGGCTTCCATCCCCGCGCGGTCAATTCCAGTCCGCAAGGTTCATGGGCAACCACTGTGCCGCTGGCATTCATCAATATGCCGATACTGCAACGTGCAAGCGAATTGCGTGCTCCCGCTTTAGTCGTACACGGTGAAAAAGCACACTCACGCTATTTCAGCGAGGACGCCTATCAATCGTTAGGCAGCCAGGATAAAGAGCTGTACATCGTACCAGGTGCGAACCACACCGACTTGTACGACAACACCACGGGCAAGATTCCCTTCGACAAATTCGAGCAGTTCTTCAAGAAGCATCTGAAATAA
- a CDS encoding flavodoxin, protein MNRTLIVYFSYQGHTRQVAEQLQKATGGTLFEIKAAEAYPSDYESCVARAKKEVREGRWPELAEHCKDIASYDTILLGTPNWFNTLAPPVAAFLASNDFSGKTIAAFCTHGGGGLGRITGDVRKLGTGATVLSSLEVYGRDAADAGRRIDAWLSANDLNRR, encoded by the coding sequence ATGAACCGCACACTGATCGTCTACTTTTCCTATCAGGGACATACCCGCCAGGTGGCCGAACAGCTCCAAAAGGCCACCGGCGGCACCCTGTTTGAAATCAAGGCCGCTGAAGCCTACCCCAGCGACTATGAGAGCTGCGTGGCGCGGGCCAAAAAGGAGGTTCGCGAAGGGCGCTGGCCGGAACTCGCGGAACATTGCAAGGACATTGCCTCGTACGACACCATTCTGCTCGGCACGCCGAACTGGTTCAACACGCTGGCTCCTCCGGTCGCCGCCTTCTTGGCCTCCAACGACTTTTCCGGAAAAACGATCGCCGCCTTCTGTACCCATGGCGGTGGCGGGCTCGGTCGTATCACGGGGGATGTGCGGAAGCTGGGAACCGGAGCCACGGTGCTGAGCAGTCTCGAGGTCTATGGAAGAGACGCGGCTGATGCGGGGCGAAGAATCGACGCCTGGCTGAGCGCAAACGACCTGAACAGGAGGTGA
- a CDS encoding type II toxin-antitoxin system HicB family antitoxin, with protein sequence MQRYYAIFHRGQTKDIPWWVSFPDVPGALTQGHSLDEALDMAADALSAILVCGRKGKDYGEPSTYDEVFAQAKEGERVFPIMPTEKAMAAYRPKKRIDIMMPGDKVDAIDLLVKGVKGLDRSKFITRAVDYYLAEKYPSAVPAE encoded by the coding sequence ATGCAGAGGTATTACGCAATTTTTCATCGTGGGCAGACCAAGGATATTCCCTGGTGGGTGAGTTTTCCCGATGTCCCTGGTGCGTTGACACAGGGGCATAGTTTGGACGAGGCTTTAGACATGGCTGCGGACGCACTCTCGGCTATTCTTGTATGTGGGCGCAAAGGCAAGGACTATGGCGAACCATCCACCTATGATGAAGTGTTTGCCCAAGCAAAAGAAGGGGAACGCGTCTTCCCCATCATGCCCACGGAAAAGGCAATGGCCGCGTATCGCCCCAAAAAACGCATCGATATTATGATGCCAGGAGACAAAGTTGATGCCATTGACTTGCTGGTCAAGGGGGTCAAGGGCCTCGACCGTTCCAAATTTATCACCCGTGCGGTGGACTATTATCTGGCGGAGAAATATCCATCTGCCGTACCTGCGGAATAA
- a CDS encoding type II toxin-antitoxin system HicA family toxin produces the protein MKKKDLIERLEALGAEEGRHGGNHDIWRDKKGQMLVIPRHKEIDEDLARALIKQAKLAAQ, from the coding sequence ATGAAGAAAAAAGACCTCATCGAACGGCTAGAGGCCTTGGGAGCAGAAGAGGGTCGCCACGGTGGCAACCACGACATCTGGCGGGACAAAAAAGGCCAGATGCTCGTCATCCCCCGACACAAGGAGATTGACGAAGACCTGGCTAGGGCGCTGATCAAACAAGCCAAATTGGCTGCACAGTAA